The following are encoded in a window of Amycolatopsis lexingtonensis genomic DNA:
- a CDS encoding ComF family protein, translated as MEKLLDLLIPSRCAACGARGLPCCARCGEVWGSVREVFRVPTTGLVRVFALARYRGVGRRLLLAYKERGRRDLAPSLGRALAEAVVELPLGAAEPALTGFAQPAGPAFSAREPALTSLAQPTAPPPRSICLVPAPSRPSASRVRGGPHVERLANAAAEALAARGIEAAVAPALELAGSARDAVGLGRAERVANLAGRLRFREAGRPPPGQTVVVLDDVITTGATAAACTRVLAAAGVTVSAVLTLLSAG; from the coding sequence CTGGAGAAGCTGCTCGATCTGTTGATCCCGAGTCGCTGCGCTGCTTGTGGAGCGCGCGGCTTGCCGTGTTGTGCCCGGTGCGGGGAGGTTTGGGGGTCGGTCCGGGAGGTTTTCCGGGTGCCGACGACCGGGCTGGTGCGGGTGTTCGCACTGGCCCGGTACCGCGGCGTGGGGCGGCGGTTGCTGCTCGCGTACAAGGAGCGGGGGCGCCGGGATCTGGCGCCATCGCTGGGGCGGGCGTTGGCGGAGGCGGTGGTGGAGCTGCCACTCGGTGCTGCGGAGCCTGCGCTCACCGGCTTCGCTCAGCCAGCCGGACCTGCTTTTTCGGCGCGCGAGCCTGCGCTCACCAGCCTCGCCCAGCCGACCGCACCTCCACCCCGCTCGATCTGCCTGGTCCCGGCCCCAAGCCGCCCCTCGGCATCGCGGGTCCGCGGCGGCCCGCACGTCGAGCGCCTCGCGAACGCCGCAGCAGAAGCCCTCGCCGCCCGCGGCATCGAAGCAGCGGTCGCCCCAGCCCTCGAACTAGCCGGCAGCGCCCGGGACGCAGTCGGCCTGGGCCGCGCGGAACGGGTCGCCAACCTGGCCGGCCGCCTGCGGTTCCGCGAGGCAGGCCGCCCGCCGCCGGGTCAGACCGTCGTGGTGCTGGACGACGTGATCACGACCGGCGCCACCGCGGCCGCCTGCACGAGGGTGCTGGCCGCGGCCGGGGTCACGGTCTCCGCCGTCCTGACCCTGCTCTCAGCCGGGTGA
- the mtrA gene encoding MtrAB system response regulator MtrA, translating into MKARVLVVDDDPALAEMLTIVLRGEGFDTAVVADGSRALPALRELKPDLVLLDLMLPGMNGIDVCKAIRAESGVPIVMLTAKSDTVDIVLGLESGADDYVVKPFKPKELVARVRARMRRTEAEPAESLTIGDLAIDVPGHEVTREGKAIPLTPLEFDLLVALARKPRQVFTREVLLEQVWGYRHAADTRLVNVHVQRLRSKVEKDPEHPEVVLTVRGVGYKAGPP; encoded by the coding sequence ATGAAGGCACGTGTTCTCGTGGTCGACGACGACCCCGCCCTCGCGGAGATGCTCACCATCGTGCTCCGTGGGGAGGGGTTCGACACGGCGGTGGTCGCCGACGGCTCACGCGCGCTTCCGGCGCTGCGCGAGCTGAAGCCCGACCTCGTCCTGCTCGACCTGATGCTGCCCGGGATGAACGGGATCGACGTCTGCAAGGCGATCCGCGCCGAGTCCGGGGTGCCGATCGTCATGCTCACCGCCAAGAGCGACACCGTCGACATCGTCCTCGGCCTGGAGTCGGGCGCGGACGACTACGTCGTCAAGCCGTTCAAGCCGAAGGAGCTGGTCGCGCGGGTGCGAGCCCGGATGCGCCGCACCGAGGCCGAACCCGCGGAGTCGCTCACCATCGGGGACCTGGCGATCGACGTGCCGGGGCACGAGGTCACCCGCGAGGGCAAGGCCATCCCGCTGACCCCGCTGGAGTTCGACCTGCTGGTCGCGCTGGCCCGCAAGCCGCGCCAGGTGTTCACCCGCGAGGTGCTGCTCGAGCAGGTCTGGGGCTACCGGCACGCGGCCGACACCCGGCTGGTGAACGTGCACGTCCAGCGGCTGCGGTCCAAGGTGGAGAAGGACCCGGAACACCCCGAGGTGGTGTTGACCGTTCGCGGCGTCGGGTACAAGGCCGGCCCGCCGTGA
- the solA gene encoding N-methyl-L-tryptophan oxidase, translating into MTHYDVIVVGLGGMGSAAAYRLAQRGQRVLGIDQFAPVHNRGSSHGGSRITRQAYLEGPEYVPLLLRAHELWDGLERDSGRRLFTRCGGVMVGTADSRTITGSLASAAAFGIPHELLDAGELRRRFPTMAPSPDEVALYEPGAGLVSPEGSVAAHLQLAARCGAELHHEEKVFTWSTMAGGVRVGTSHNYYTADRLVLCPGAWAGELLRDFGVAFTVRRQVQYWFAPSGGVAPFQRHPVYIWEGDGYTFYGFPAHNAPADGVKVALHSGGRVCTPDGIDRAVTGDEVHEIATVVKRHLPTLPGAFLRAATCMYTDTADERFVLAPHPAEERVLLACGFSGHGFKFAPVVGEVLADLVVDGTTAHPIERFDPARLLA; encoded by the coding sequence ATGACGCACTACGACGTCATCGTCGTCGGGCTCGGCGGCATGGGCAGCGCCGCCGCGTACCGGCTCGCGCAGCGCGGGCAGCGGGTGCTCGGCATCGACCAGTTCGCGCCGGTGCACAACCGCGGGTCCAGCCACGGCGGTTCGCGCATCACGCGGCAGGCGTACCTCGAAGGCCCCGAGTACGTGCCGCTCCTGCTGCGGGCGCACGAACTCTGGGACGGTCTCGAGCGCGACAGCGGGCGGCGGCTGTTCACCCGCTGCGGCGGGGTCATGGTCGGCACGGCGGATTCGCGCACGATCACCGGCAGCCTGGCTTCGGCGGCGGCTTTCGGCATCCCGCACGAACTGTTGGACGCGGGCGAGCTCCGGCGGCGGTTCCCGACCATGGCACCGTCGCCGGACGAAGTCGCGCTGTACGAACCGGGCGCGGGGCTGGTGTCGCCCGAGGGCAGCGTCGCCGCGCACCTGCAGCTCGCCGCGCGTTGCGGCGCCGAACTGCACCACGAGGAGAAGGTGTTCACCTGGAGCACCATGGCCGGCGGGGTGCGCGTCGGGACGTCGCACAACTACTACACGGCGGACCGGCTGGTGCTGTGCCCCGGCGCGTGGGCCGGCGAGCTGCTGCGCGACTTCGGCGTCGCCTTCACCGTGCGGCGGCAGGTGCAGTACTGGTTCGCGCCTTCGGGCGGGGTCGCGCCGTTCCAGCGGCACCCGGTGTACATCTGGGAGGGCGACGGCTACACGTTCTACGGCTTCCCGGCGCACAATGCGCCCGCGGACGGCGTCAAGGTGGCGTTGCACAGCGGGGGCCGCGTGTGCACCCCCGACGGCATCGACCGCGCGGTGACCGGCGACGAGGTCCACGAGATCGCGACGGTCGTGAAGCGGCACCTGCCGACGCTGCCCGGCGCGTTCCTCCGCGCGGCGACGTGCATGTACACCGACACCGCCGACGAGCGCTTCGTGCTCGCCCCGCACCCGGCCGAAGAGCGGGTGCTGCTCGCCTGCGGCTTTTCCGGCCACGGCTTCAAGTTCGCGCCGGTGGTCGGCGAGGTCCTCGCGGACCTGGTGGTCGACGGCACCACCGCGCACCCGATCGAGCGGTTCGACCCCGCCCGGCTACTGGCCTAG
- a CDS encoding helix-turn-helix transcriptional regulator: MRASRLVSLLLLLQNRGRLSAARLAAELGVTARTVYRDVEALAAAGVPIYAEGGPNGGYQLMDGYRTRLTGLTEGEAGSLFLTGLPQPAAELGLGAQVAAAELKLMAALPTPYRDASLRIRQRFHLDAPGWYREADPVPRLLEAAEALWQDRVVEVRYRRWSPSPGVVTRRLHPLGLVLKAGVWYLVAGPEPRTYRVSNIEDLRPLDEHFTRPGAFELAEFWRAHVERYEESEIDETAVVRLTPAGIAALPDVLGPKAARLVSRTLEPEDAEGWRRARVPLESVPHAAAGLLRLGADAQALAPPELVAHLGKTIAAMARLYP, from the coding sequence GTGCGCGCGAGCCGGCTGGTGTCCCTGTTGCTGCTGCTGCAGAACCGCGGGCGGCTGAGCGCCGCGCGGCTGGCGGCGGAGCTCGGCGTGACCGCGCGGACGGTGTACCGCGACGTCGAGGCGCTCGCCGCCGCGGGCGTCCCGATCTACGCCGAGGGCGGCCCGAACGGCGGCTACCAGCTCATGGACGGCTACCGGACGCGGCTGACCGGCCTGACCGAGGGCGAAGCCGGTTCGCTGTTCCTCACCGGCCTGCCGCAACCGGCCGCGGAACTGGGCCTGGGCGCGCAGGTGGCCGCCGCCGAGCTGAAGCTGATGGCGGCGCTGCCGACGCCGTACCGCGACGCGTCGCTGCGCATCCGGCAGCGCTTCCACCTCGACGCGCCCGGCTGGTACCGCGAGGCCGACCCGGTGCCGCGGCTGCTCGAAGCGGCGGAAGCGCTGTGGCAGGACCGGGTCGTCGAGGTCCGCTACCGCCGCTGGTCGCCGTCGCCCGGCGTCGTGACGCGGCGGCTGCACCCGCTCGGCCTCGTCCTCAAGGCCGGCGTCTGGTACCTCGTCGCCGGGCCGGAGCCGCGGACCTACCGCGTCTCGAACATCGAAGACCTGCGGCCGCTCGACGAGCACTTCACCCGGCCCGGCGCCTTCGAACTCGCGGAGTTCTGGCGCGCGCACGTCGAACGCTACGAGGAAAGCGAAATCGACGAGACCGCCGTCGTCCGGCTGACGCCCGCCGGGATCGCCGCCCTGCCGGACGTCCTCGGCCCGAAGGCCGCCCGGCTCGTCTCCCGCACGCTCGAACCCGAGGACGCCGAAGGCTGGCGCCGCGCCCGCGTACCGCTGGAAAGCGTGCCCCACGCCGCCGCCGGGTTGCTGCGGCTCGGGGCGGACGCGCAGGCGCTGGCGCCGCCGGAACTGGTGGCGCACCTGGGAAAAACCATCGCGGCGATGGCCCGGCTGTACCCCTAG
- the mtrB gene encoding MtrAB system histidine kinase MtrB, producing the protein MTSATGRRIPAFARSTARLVRRVVVFARRRAVAFNELWKHSLQFRVTVSTLALSSAVVFVLGMVLQNQITERLLDTKRDAAIAQTRAAAETAAGELVGLGGETRDATTNRLENALKKIAITPTSQDAAGSAAGTFVPVLASGGHDQSGDEPASAGPYENVPPRLRQFVEADQMSWLEHTVPDTAGGRTTYLIVGIPLNTVASPLQLYLLFPLTTEQNTVATVQNTLLVGGLVLLLLLAGITNLVTRQVVRPVRQAAAAAEQFAGGDLDQRLAVLGEDDLAKLAVSYNGMAASIQRQIRQLEEFGGLQRRFTSDVSHELRTPLTTVRMAADVLHASREQFPAGLARSTELLVDELDRFEALLGDLLEISRLDAGVEELAAEFIDVRPIATRAVEQVRVIAGNAGSSVELVLPDEEVIAEVDARRVERILRNLLANAVDHSEGRPVVLALGANEDAVAITVRDHGVGLRPGEADLVFNRFWRADPSRNRRTGGTGLGLAISQEDARLHGGELDAWGEPGYGACFRLVLPRRQDVPAGDPPLTLPPPDHVSAEVPLGIIDVTPAPEAIFAEREEIGQ; encoded by the coding sequence ATGACCTCCGCGACCGGCAGACGGATCCCCGCGTTCGCGCGTTCGACGGCACGCCTGGTGCGGCGTGTCGTCGTTTTCGCGCGCCGTCGCGCGGTCGCGTTCAACGAGCTGTGGAAGCACTCGCTGCAGTTCCGGGTCACCGTGTCGACCCTCGCGCTGTCCTCCGCGGTGGTCTTCGTGCTGGGCATGGTCCTGCAGAACCAGATCACCGAACGGCTGCTGGACACCAAGCGCGACGCGGCGATCGCGCAGACCCGCGCCGCGGCCGAGACGGCGGCCGGCGAGCTGGTCGGTCTCGGCGGCGAGACGCGCGACGCCACGACCAACCGGCTCGAGAACGCGCTGAAGAAGATCGCGATCACGCCGACCAGCCAGGACGCGGCCGGATCGGCGGCAGGCACGTTCGTCCCGGTGCTCGCCAGCGGCGGCCACGACCAGTCCGGCGACGAGCCGGCGTCCGCGGGCCCGTACGAAAACGTGCCGCCGCGGCTGCGCCAGTTCGTCGAGGCTGACCAGATGAGCTGGCTCGAGCACACCGTCCCCGACACCGCCGGCGGGCGCACGACGTACCTGATCGTCGGCATCCCGCTGAACACCGTGGCGAGCCCGTTGCAGCTGTACTTGCTGTTCCCGCTGACGACCGAGCAGAACACCGTCGCGACCGTGCAGAACACGCTGCTCGTCGGCGGGCTGGTGCTGCTGCTCCTGCTGGCCGGCATCACGAACCTGGTGACCCGGCAGGTGGTGCGCCCGGTCCGCCAGGCCGCCGCCGCGGCCGAGCAGTTCGCGGGCGGCGACCTCGACCAGCGGCTCGCCGTGCTCGGCGAGGACGACCTGGCGAAGCTCGCGGTGTCCTACAACGGGATGGCCGCCAGCATCCAGCGCCAGATCCGCCAGCTCGAGGAGTTCGGCGGGCTGCAGCGCCGCTTCACCTCCGACGTCTCGCACGAGCTGCGCACGCCGCTGACCACCGTCCGGATGGCCGCGGACGTGCTGCACGCCTCCCGCGAGCAGTTCCCGGCCGGGCTGGCCCGCTCGACCGAGCTGCTGGTCGACGAGCTCGACCGGTTCGAGGCACTGCTCGGCGACCTGCTGGAGATCAGCAGGCTGGACGCCGGCGTAGAGGAGCTGGCCGCGGAGTTCATCGACGTCCGCCCGATCGCGACCCGTGCGGTCGAGCAGGTGCGGGTCATCGCCGGCAACGCGGGCAGCTCGGTCGAGCTGGTGCTGCCCGACGAGGAGGTGATCGCCGAGGTCGACGCGCGGCGCGTCGAACGGATCCTGCGCAACCTGCTCGCGAACGCCGTCGACCACAGCGAGGGCCGGCCGGTGGTGCTCGCCCTCGGGGCGAACGAGGACGCCGTCGCCATCACGGTCCGGGACCACGGCGTCGGCCTGCGGCCCGGCGAAGCGGACCTGGTGTTCAACCGGTTCTGGCGCGCGGACCCGTCGCGCAACCGGCGCACCGGCGGCACCGGGCTCGGCCTGGCGATCAGCCAGGAGGACGCGCGCCTGCACGGCGGCGAACTCGACGCGTGGGGCGAACCCGGCTACGGCGCCTGCTTCCGGCTGGTGCTGCCGCGCCGCCAGGACGTGCCGGCCGGCGACCCGCCGCTGACGCTGCCGCCGCCGGACCACGTTTCGGCCGAGGTGCCGCTCGGGATCATCGACGTCACGCCGGCGCCCGAAGCGATCTTCGCGGAACGTGAGGAAATCGGTCAGTGA
- a CDS encoding dTMP kinase — protein sequence MVIEGLDGAGKRTLADGLTAALGARGASVASLAFPRYGKSVHADLVKEALHRGHGDLADSVYGMAVLYALDRSGAADDIRALRDTHDVVLLDRYVASNAAYAAARLRQDATGDVVKWVYELEVDRFGLPRPDAHLLLRVAPAVAAERAERRAATETDRERDAFETDDGLQRRCAAVYDELAAAGWLAPWHVLDGVAGVDHEALATTLLGQ from the coding sequence GTGGTCATCGAAGGGCTTGACGGCGCGGGCAAGCGCACGCTGGCCGACGGGCTGACGGCGGCGCTGGGCGCCCGGGGCGCGAGCGTGGCGTCGCTGGCGTTCCCGCGCTACGGCAAGAGCGTGCACGCCGACCTCGTGAAGGAAGCGCTGCACCGCGGGCACGGCGACCTCGCCGACTCGGTGTACGGCATGGCCGTGCTCTACGCGCTGGACCGCAGCGGCGCCGCGGACGACATCCGCGCGCTGCGGGACACCCACGACGTCGTCCTGCTCGACCGGTACGTCGCTTCCAACGCCGCGTACGCGGCCGCGCGCCTACGCCAGGACGCGACCGGCGACGTCGTGAAGTGGGTGTACGAGCTGGAAGTCGACCGCTTCGGGCTGCCCCGCCCGGACGCGCACCTGCTGCTGCGCGTCGCCCCTGCGGTGGCGGCCGAGCGCGCCGAACGCCGGGCGGCGACCGAAACCGACCGGGAGCGCGACGCCTTCGAAACCGACGACGGCCTGCAGCGGCGCTGCGCGGCTGTGTACGACGAACTGGCTGCGGCCGGCTGGCTCGCGCCGTGGCACGTCTTGGACGGCGTCGCGGGCGTCGACCACGAAGCTCTCGCGACGACGCTGCTAGGCCAGTAG
- a CDS encoding IclR family transcriptional regulator, translated as MRNQDSGNATQSQVQSVDRAISVLELLARHGETGITEIAGELGVHKSTASRLLSVLESRGLVEQLGERGKYAIGFGVVRLAGAATGRMDLAKLGRASCLSLAEELGETVNIAIADDGVAINISQARGSAAITTQNWTGQRTPLHATSSGKILLAYMGEAERKRVLKRKLEQYTPRTTVEPEELLSELERVLEDGYAACYEELELGMHAVAVPIHGPGGDVVAAMSASGPAYRLSKQRVKQVVRPMTDAAEELSAQLGYFRD; from the coding sequence ATGCGGAACCAGGACTCGGGCAACGCAACTCAGAGCCAGGTGCAGTCGGTCGACCGTGCGATCAGCGTGCTGGAGCTGCTCGCCCGCCACGGCGAAACCGGCATCACCGAGATCGCGGGCGAGCTGGGCGTCCACAAGTCGACGGCGTCGCGGCTGCTCAGCGTCCTGGAGTCCAGAGGTCTCGTCGAACAGCTCGGGGAACGCGGGAAGTACGCGATCGGGTTCGGGGTCGTCCGGCTCGCCGGCGCCGCGACCGGGCGCATGGACCTGGCGAAGCTCGGCCGTGCGAGCTGCCTGTCGCTCGCCGAGGAGCTGGGCGAGACGGTGAACATCGCCATCGCGGACGACGGCGTCGCCATCAACATCAGCCAGGCCCGCGGTTCGGCCGCGATCACCACGCAGAACTGGACCGGCCAGCGCACGCCGCTGCACGCGACGTCCAGCGGCAAGATCCTGCTGGCGTACATGGGCGAAGCCGAGCGCAAGCGGGTGCTGAAGCGGAAGCTGGAGCAGTACACGCCGCGCACGACGGTCGAGCCGGAAGAGCTGCTGTCCGAATTGGAGCGGGTGCTCGAAGACGGCTACGCGGCTTGCTACGAGGAACTTGAACTCGGCATGCACGCGGTCGCCGTGCCGATCCACGGTCCCGGCGGTGACGTCGTCGCCGCGATGAGCGCTTCCGGTCCGGCGTACCGGCTTTCGAAGCAGCGGGTGAAGCAGGTCGTGCGCCCGATGACCGACGCGGCGGAGGAACTTTCCGCGCAGCTGGGGTATTTCCGGGACTAG
- the hpf gene encoding ribosome hibernation-promoting factor, HPF/YfiA family — protein sequence MDIVVKGRNVEVPDHYRALVSEKLARLERYDRKVIRYDVELFHEPNRRQAKSCQRVEITGKGRGPAVRAEACAADFYAALDSAVTKLENRLRRTHDRRRVHYGRSRPESVAEATSMLPGGGSPAAASPAARTAVLEAPEALPQTNGFASADEIDLPQQQSWADDDLGHLPGRVVREKQHTAEPMTVDQALYEMELVGHDFYLFNDSEAGRPSVVYRRKGFDYGVIRLG from the coding sequence ATGGACATCGTCGTTAAGGGCCGCAACGTGGAGGTGCCCGACCACTATCGGGCGCTTGTCAGCGAAAAGCTGGCCCGGCTCGAGCGCTACGACAGGAAAGTCATCCGGTACGACGTGGAACTGTTCCACGAACCCAACCGACGCCAGGCCAAGAGTTGCCAGCGCGTCGAAATCACCGGAAAGGGGCGGGGCCCGGCCGTGCGCGCAGAAGCGTGTGCCGCCGACTTCTACGCAGCGCTTGATTCCGCAGTCACCAAGCTGGAAAACCGGCTGCGGAGGACACACGACCGGAGGCGTGTGCACTACGGGCGCAGCCGCCCGGAATCGGTCGCCGAAGCGACCTCGATGCTGCCCGGTGGTGGATCCCCGGCCGCAGCCAGTCCCGCCGCGCGTACCGCGGTGTTGGAGGCACCCGAAGCCCTGCCGCAGACGAACGGCTTCGCGAGTGCCGACGAGATAGACCTGCCCCAGCAGCAGAGCTGGGCCGACGACGACCTCGGTCACCTTCCCGGTCGCGTCGTTCGCGAGAAGCAGCACACCGCGGAGCCCATGACGGTGGACCAGGCTCTCTACGAGATGGAGCTGGTCGGCCACGACTTCTACCTCTTCAACGACTCCGAAGCGGGCCGGCCCAGCGTGGTCTACCGGCGGAAAGGCTTCGACTACGGCGTTATCCGGCTCGGCTGA
- a CDS encoding LpqB family beta-propeller domain-containing protein, with protein sequence MKRLLVSLLCFVLLAGCANVPLESQPVVVPGERQGQGSGDVVAEPRPDLDPLTLVREFVRATLKPGQNNAAARAYLDDAGRASWRPSRSLTIIQNTFGTVYDTNPQPDPNTQVVNVRGSDIGTLDQNNAFVPDFSPALLQVKVRKQPTGQWRIVDPPADLYATESDFSENYTPVPVSFYSESSNTFVPDRRYVVAKPQSGLPGRVMDLLVSGPSTSLAGAVKNFLGEPVEIDTNVKSLDDGTLVVPLSGLSGVSDDTRNLIAAQIVLSLQYVTSARIRILADGAPLVPNHPDWRLNDLPAYGSTLSPNLELSGLMTVGGRVRSLGDGAPVPGPAGNGGYDVVSAAQSLDGKRLAVVEREGGGVRLRIGDLGHELSQVTLGGTTLSRPTWRPGTGEVWTVVDQLSVGRMVVNQNGVWTALGVNATDLNQQGEISELRFSRDGARVAAVIKGQLWVASVVGVGDSVSLREPRHLQPHDLEDVVDVDWVAQDNLVAVTKSSSQPVVRVTVDGQRMDAFNSSNLTPPVHGVTAAPGRQIVVADLSGLWTASVLGEVWRPQAHTMKDADPFYPG encoded by the coding sequence GTGAAACGGCTTCTGGTATCCCTGTTGTGCTTCGTGTTGCTCGCCGGCTGCGCGAACGTTCCGCTGGAATCGCAGCCCGTCGTGGTTCCCGGCGAGCGCCAGGGGCAGGGCTCGGGTGACGTCGTGGCCGAGCCGCGGCCGGACCTCGACCCGCTGACGCTGGTCCGGGAGTTCGTCCGCGCGACGCTCAAGCCGGGCCAGAACAACGCGGCCGCCCGCGCCTACCTGGACGACGCGGGCCGCGCGAGCTGGCGGCCGAGCCGCAGCCTGACGATCATCCAGAACACCTTCGGCACGGTCTACGACACGAACCCGCAGCCCGACCCGAACACCCAGGTCGTCAACGTGCGCGGGAGCGACATCGGCACGCTGGACCAGAACAACGCGTTCGTCCCGGACTTCAGCCCGGCGCTGCTGCAGGTCAAGGTGCGCAAGCAGCCGACCGGCCAGTGGCGGATCGTCGACCCGCCCGCCGACCTGTACGCGACCGAGTCCGACTTCAGCGAGAACTACACGCCGGTGCCGGTGAGCTTCTACTCGGAGTCGTCGAACACGTTCGTCCCCGACCGGCGCTACGTCGTCGCGAAACCGCAGTCCGGGCTGCCGGGCCGGGTGATGGACCTGCTGGTCAGCGGCCCCTCGACGAGCCTGGCCGGCGCGGTGAAGAACTTCCTCGGCGAGCCGGTCGAGATCGACACGAACGTCAAGAGCCTCGACGACGGCACGCTCGTGGTGCCGCTGAGCGGGCTGTCGGGGGTGTCCGACGACACCCGGAACCTGATCGCCGCGCAGATCGTCCTTTCGCTTCAATACGTCACGTCGGCGCGGATCCGGATCCTCGCCGACGGCGCCCCGCTGGTGCCGAACCACCCGGACTGGCGCCTGAACGACCTCCCGGCGTACGGCTCGACGCTGTCGCCGAACCTGGAGCTCTCGGGCCTGATGACGGTCGGCGGCCGCGTGCGTTCCCTCGGCGACGGCGCCCCGGTCCCCGGCCCGGCGGGCAACGGCGGCTACGACGTGGTGAGCGCGGCCCAGTCCCTCGACGGCAAGCGCCTGGCGGTGGTGGAGCGCGAAGGCGGCGGCGTCCGCCTGCGGATCGGCGACCTGGGGCACGAGCTGTCCCAGGTGACCCTCGGCGGCACGACACTGAGCCGCCCGACGTGGCGCCCCGGCACCGGCGAGGTGTGGACGGTGGTCGACCAGCTGTCGGTGGGCCGGATGGTGGTCAACCAGAACGGCGTCTGGACGGCGCTGGGCGTCAACGCGACGGACCTGAACCAGCAAGGCGAGATCTCGGAGCTCAGGTTCTCCCGCGACGGCGCCCGCGTGGCCGCGGTGATCAAGGGCCAGCTGTGGGTGGCCTCGGTGGTCGGCGTCGGCGACTCGGTATCGCTGCGCGAGCCCCGCCACCTCCAGCCCCACGACCTGGAAGACGTGGTCGACGTCGACTGGGTCGCCCAGGACAACCTGGTGGCGGTGACGAAGTCGTCGTCCCAGCCGGTGGTCCGCGTGACGGTGGACGGCCAGCGCATGGACGCGTTCAACAGCTCCAACCTGACGCCCCCGGTCCACGGCGTGACGGCGGCCCCGGGCCGCCAGATCGTGGTGGCCGACCTGAGCGGCCTGTGGACGGCCTCGGTGCTGGGCGAGGTGTGGCGGCCGCAGGCCCACACGATGAAGGACGCGGATCCGTTCTACCCGGGGTGA